Below is a window of Apis mellifera strain DH4 linkage group LG15, Amel_HAv3.1, whole genome shotgun sequence DNA.
ggaattatatataaattccgtAACTAGGGATAAAACTCATTCTCGCAGAGTGAAATTAGGACGAGGATTCTTGGCATTGTTTGAAtaatgaacgaacgaacggaCGAACAAACGAAATTTAACGCGAATTACACGCGCAATTACACGCGAAATTATTTACACAAGATAATTCCATAACTATTCGCGTGTATGGATATCGATTTTCTTGAGGTATTGAAAATCTTCTAGTTGAAAAATTAGtagctggaaaaaaaaaggaaatataatttttgtattacatttatgttatatcatccttaaatatcatttatttaatcacttatttatttattttcataatatttttttttttttttttagttggaGTGTGATCATGTCGTTGGATTTGTATTATACACCCGTAAATTCACTTTACAGTCCTCTTAGCTACAGAAACTATCGGTATCTCCttaaatttgaagataatcgatatatttgcaaatgaaCATTTGAAACCGGAATATGAACAGGTCAGTACGATGaatgtatatagaaattttaaatagatatataattgattcgtgcgatttgaaaaaatcgaTACTAGACAATGCTCTCcaattcgttttttctttttttttttttatccacgaTGGATAaacgatttcaaatttaaagtgATTATGCTTTGTGATTACTATATTCTTACAGTTAAATTCGCAGAAAACTGTTTTCTACATTTCTCATAGACGGTAATTACAAACTAACGGAAAGGTTTGTATATTGATGAatcatgataattaatattatctaattccatttccatttcgtATGtcatcgtttcgtttcgcaaTTCGTAGTCGAGCTATTATATCGTATTTAGCCGATCAATGGTAAAAATGTTCGCCTGTGTCCACAAACACCAATTGGCCGAGCTTTAGTCAATCATAGATTACATTTTGATATCTGTATAGAGGCATGAAGGATTATTACGTAActgttcaaaagaaaaatgtatatacatatatatatttataataattgattttccgttattttcgatttagaatatttctagATGAAAAGATTCAATAAagttattatctaaaaaatgcTTGTTATTTTCTGtctgaaatagaataaatttgtttcagtATGTTTGGAAAGACAAAGGATTATAATCCTGAATGTTACAAGATACTCGAAGACGCGTTTGacgttctaaataaatttctggATGGGTAAAATTATGTCGCTGGACGCAATTTAACTATCGCTGATCTCGCTTTAGTTGCCACTGTATCGACAGCAGAGGTATTAGGAAGcaatgtttaaaaatgttttaaaagtattaattcgGGAATTAAATAATGGCTATTGATCATAGGTTTTCGGTTTCGAAGTGGAGATATACTAATGTTGGTAAATGGATGAACAGAATAAAATCACTTGCACCGGGTTATCGTAAAGCTAATggcgaaaaattagaaatattaaaaaaattgattgaagattttaaaaaggattaatatatataaatatttatgtattaatttgtatagaaTAAACTGAacttaatgattaaaattcaataataaattatctttttttttggataacgCGCGTGAATGTGATCACGTACCAAGCAAGCATAAAGAGAGCaaatatggaagaaaaaagtgaGAGAAGGACAGAGATAGAGTAAAAATTCGGAATCAACGCCATCtctagagtgccgcaaatAAAACTCaatatacaaagaaaataataagagaaggatagagataggatAAGAATTGATCTtcaacgccatctcttgaTTTACCCaacatatcattttaaatgcaGAATAaggtagaagaaaaaaaatcagcgTTATCTTTAGAAACATgttttttaaagagatatcGTTATCCTCTTTTCTGTTCTTGTATATCGAATTTCATTTGCGGCATTCAGAAGATGATTTAATTCCCAAATTTTTactctatttctatctttctcttattattttattttcctcgtcTATCCATTTTGTAAAACTTATTTCCTTAAGAGATATCAACTTTGATAACTCTGATTAACttcattttcgtttttatcaattattgattaaaaattgtaagaaaatctattcaatctaatttttatatatcttattttatttgtaaatatttatattatatacatatcttacatatattatatatatattatatttatatattttcatttttatatatcgcaGGTTATatgactttaaaaatattgcaataaatttatatatatatatataaataatatatatatatatatatatatataaataatatatatatatattaggcaAAATTCAATGCAATATCAAGTTTCTTGCAAATATCTAGAAAACTAAAACCAAGCGGCGTTAacatgtaaagaaaaaacttgttcaaaatattgatttctaacatgtctaaattatttataacgtattaacaaaaattaacaaaatagatAAGGATCTCTCTATCGAATAATtactcaaaaaaatttatgaaaaaatatattaaagaaattatttttaaaatattttataaatattttgaaatattttaaaatatttattttatcaatttttatgattgaattgaatataattctcATATTCATCGCTTTAAATCGTAAAGATCATCTCAAACAttctgtttttgtttttttactcAATCACTATTTCAAAATATGGAATACAAAGTATCATTAAATGTtagatatattctatatttcgtCTGcggataatttttgaatagtttAGCGCAGagatattattgatttgaatttagcgctatcgaaaatattaagatttttatgtaGAAAATCGTGCTAATAACGACTATACTTACATTGCAAatgcagtttttttttttttttgaatttttttttttttcaattttgaggtaagaatttcgatttcttgataattttccGATGAATAAGTATGCAAATCGTATGAGCGGTCACATAGTTTCACGATTGGAAACTAAATGAATAtagcaatatatatttgtctttCCTCATCCTCTATCATTAGATAGAAAGCATTCTATtgatttaagatatattttatgtatattttcgtACTTCTATACATCGTAatatacaatgaaaatataatttcattaaatattcttttttggtCTTTCTCCAAATATGGCAGTACCAACTCTAACATTGGTACTTCCTAATTCCacctatataatattaatttcatttatattttatttatatttttaaaaatatatatatatattctaattgaaATTACCGCATGTTCATAATCATTTGACATTCCCattgataattcaatttgttttaaatcaatatctaattgttttgaaacattttctcTGCAttcttttaaacataaaaaatcagGATTTGGTTCTTTACTGTAATCATATCCAAACATACCTATTGTCATAAGAcctataaattctaaatttttacaattagcAATAATATGCTGAACAAGAGGACAAACATTTGTAATTTCACAACCattcttttctgaaaaaataaatatataatttttatatattttatataattttatataattaattattctattaaaaaataattatttaaaattatttcatatttaaaattagaaattgattctgataattataacttattaatttatttacttaaaaatgaaacaaaatttgtataaacttttgatataaattttatataaatttttttttataatataattataataatatctatatatattttttaatataaatatatataacttttttttcataatacttTTGATCATAATAtttgtgtaaatttttttgttcttgatattttttattttcaggtaaaatatataatctgaataaaatcattaaaatcataatatattacctTGTTCTTTACTAGTATTAACTTGTACCatcacttttaattttaaattttcatctttcctATAATTAATCCAAGAAGTATTTACTGCTGATGCAAGTTTTTCATTATCTATTGattcaattacatataaattggGAACACTTAATaacttatttactttattacgTTGAAGATGGCCAATAAAATGCCAATGTATATTTGTACATGTTTCCAAAATAATTggatcgtttcctttttctaataattcattGACATAATTTTCTCCAAAATGTCTTTGACCAGCTTTATAAGCATCAACAATTAATTCAACTGGTTTTAATTTACTCACAGCTACTAAACGtggttcaaaatatttatactcctgttagtaaaatattaaaaattattattaatttatttatttttaaattaattataatatgtaaaatttataaaatatttaataatacatactgGTGATCTTCTAGCAGAAgcaatagtaattttattttttaccagTTTTAAATTCGCTATTAATTCtgccatttttattatttaattccttatcaacatttttatcactatggattaattgaaataatttattgtattatgtatCACACaatttgatttgtttattTCCATTCACCTAATTTCGTAACGTAATATAGATGTCAATAATACACGAATAAAATCCCTATATTAggctaataaatatatatgaaataaattgaataataaattataaatgtgaaataatttaattataatcagatATTGGGATAAAATAATTGCTCTCTAATTGACATTAgagaataaaagtaataaaattatataaaagcaaTGAACGATATCCCATTGgatgaaagaatgaaaataacaacatgatattattgattattatcccTAGACTAATGATACAATATGAAATGATGCATTTTGCGGTTCTCCTGTTTCCTTCTCTGTATATCACTGACAGCCAGTGATCCTAGTATCTAGTAATTTTGTTgagcaattttattcttgGCTTGATTTATTTTCAGTCTCAATTGATGAATGTGGAAATATTGCATTGGTTCATTGGTACATTGTGAAAACCAATTGCGCTAAATaaggttatttttaaaatttcaacatgacatttttaaaaactgtaCAACCAGGTGaatccaaaaaattattttattttttattgcatattaattaatttcttatataaaataatatgtataatataatatacataatataacctataaaatattttattttacctacataacttattaaaacattattataggtttaaaattatttcaaacatatccaaaaattttaaatgtacctTTACGTCGAACTAAATATTACACTGTTTACTCagaggaaaataaagaaaaatttcttgacgAGGCAGTAAATAGATCATTCTTCTTAGAAATCATACGAGGTTTAGGAATTACAATGTCACATTTCTTTACTGAACCTGCAACAATAAACTATCCTTTTGAAAAAGGCCCTTTAAGTCCAAGATTTAGAGGTGAACATGCATTAAGAAGGTAttgaaagttatataaattaatattattaaattacaaataaatattaaatcttttttaaaaaattaatattattattcttttttaaaactgaATGATTTGATATTTGTCAAAATGTTAGtggatttgaataaaatttttaaatttttaatatattataatatattataaattatgatattggTTATGTGTacaatgagaaaaataattaaaaattgataattagattaaattttaatactattaatattattttatttagaattatatttgtgtttcattttgaaattctgatgttttaaaattatgattttttaaagcaaaacATTTTGcatatgcaaaataatatataaaacataattaatttattttggtaGATATCCATCAGGAGAAGAAAGATGTATTGCATGTAAATTATGTGAAGCTATTTGTCCAGCACAAGCAATTACTATTGAAGCAGAGGAGAGAGCTGATGGATCTCGTCGTACAACAAGATATGACATAGATATgacaaaatgtatatattgtgGATTTTGTCAAGAAGCTTGTCCAGTGGATGCAATCGTAGAGGTAATAACAAATATGCACAATtatagaaatgattttttggtaaaattaaaaatagtatcatctaaatatttcaatgatctCATATTTGTATATGAACTGCTAATGTTTATAAAGATTACAATTGTAAAGCaactatttctataattattatgataaaataatagctTCTTCATTGAtagatcatttataaaaaaataataattattaaaattaatattattgtttctaacttcgtatttaaatttaatttaagaaaaatttcatataatttaaaatattaattttataaattattttagggTCCCAACTTCGAATTTTCCACAGAGACACATG
It encodes the following:
- the LOC551119 gene encoding pyridoxal phosphate homeostasis protein codes for the protein MAELIANLKLVKNKITIASARRSPEYKYFEPRLVAVSKLKPVELIVDAYKAGQRHFGENYVNELLEKGNDPIILETCTNIHWHFIGHLQRNKVNKLLSVPNLYVIESIDNEKLASAVNTSWINYRKDENLKLKVMVQVNTSKEQEKNGCEITNVCPLVQHIIANCKNLEFIGLMTIGMFGYDYSKEPNPDFLCLKECRENVSKQLDIDLKQIELSMGMSNDYEHAVELGSTNVRVGTAIFGERPKKNI
- the LOC551078 gene encoding uncharacterized protein LOC551078, whose protein sequence is MTFLKTVQPGLKLFQTYPKILNVPLRRTKYYTVYSEENKEKFLDEAVNRSFFLEIIRGLGITMSHFFTEPATINYPFEKGPLSPRFRGEHALRRYPSGEERCIACKLCEAICPAQAITIEAEERADGSRRTTRYDIDMTKCIYCGFCQEACPVDAIVEGPNFEFSTETHEELLYNKEKLLNNGDKWESEIASNIHADYLYR